In Microcaecilia unicolor chromosome 1, aMicUni1.1, whole genome shotgun sequence, the following are encoded in one genomic region:
- the LOC115460018 gene encoding gastrula zinc finger protein XlCGF26.1-like, with the protein MHKRIHTGVKPFNCTGSNSFSQMPVLTTHQIIHMGVKSFTCSTSGRSFTEKETLRRLWQIHTGMKPFHCTECNKCFSHKSTLIRHQSVHTGMKPFNCSERNKRFSRKASLTKHQRIHLGVKPFLCADCGKSFTEKGNLSIHQKIHTGLKPFHCTECNKTFKRKAALTKHQRVHTGMKPFHCTECNKSFRHKSSLIFHQRIHTGMKPFHCTECNKCFSWKSTLTKHQRVHTGMKPFHCTECNKSFSRKENLKTHQRIHTGLKPFHCTECNKCFSHKSTLIRHQSVHTGMKPFHCTECNESFCQKVQLTKHQRIHTGLKPFHCTECNKSFSQKSTLTKHQRVHTGMKPFHCTECNKSFSRKENLKTHQRIHTGLKPFHCTECNKCFSWKSTLTKHQRVHTGMKPFHCTECNKSFSWKENLKTHQRIHTGLKPFHCTECNKTFKGKAALIIHQRTHTGMKPFHCTECNKSFSQKSTLTKHQRVHTGMKPFHCTECNKSFSWKENLKTHQRIHTGLKPFHCTACNKNFSHKSTLIRHQSVHTGMKPFHCTECNESFCQKVQLTIHQRSHTGLKPFHCTECNKSFSQKSTLTKHQRVHTGMKPFHCTECNKSFSWKENLKTHQRIHTGLKPFHCTECNKSFRQKSSLIFHQRIHTGMNLFNCTECNKCFSHKR; encoded by the exons atgcacaagagaatccacacaggagtgaaaccatttaactgtactgGGTCTAATAGCTTTAGTCAGATGCCTGTCCTCACGACACACCAGATAATCCACATGGGAGTGAAatcatttacctgttccactagTGGTagaagctttactgagaaggaaACACTCCGAAGGCTCtggcaaatccacacaggaatgaaaccctttcactgcactgagtgtaataaatgctTCAGTCACAAGTCAACCCTCATACGACACCAGAgtgtccacacaggaatgaaaccctttaactgttCTGAGCGTAATAAAAGATTCAGTCGGAAGGcaagcctcacaaaacaccagagaatccacttgGGTGTGAAGCCATTCTTATGTGCTGATTGTGGTAAAAGTTTCACTGAGAAGGGAAACCTCAGTatacaccagaaaatccacacaggactgaaaccctttcactgcactgagtgtaataaaacatTCAAGCGGAAGGCagccctcacaaaacaccagagagtccacacaggaatgaaaccctttcactgcactgagtgtaataaaagcttcaggcataAGTCAAGCCTCATattccaccagagaatccacacaggaatgaaaccctttcactgcacggAGTGTAATAAATGCTTCAGTTGGAAGTCaaccctcacaaaacaccagagagtccacacaggaatgaaaccctttcactgcactgagtgtaataaaagcttcagtcggaaggaaaacctcaaaacacaccagagaatccacacaggactgaaaccctttcactgcacggAGTGTAATAAATGCTTCAGTCACAAGTCAACCCTCATACGACACCAGAgtgtccacacaggaatgaaaccctttcactgcactgagtgtaatgaGAGCTTCTGTCAGAAGGTACaactcacaaaacaccagagaatccacacaggactgaaaccctttcactgcactgagtgtaataaaagcttcagtcagaagtcaaccctcacaaaacaccagagagtccacacaggaatgaaaccctttcactgcactgagtgtaataaaagcttcagtcggaaggaaaacctcaaaacacaccagagaatccacacaggactgaaaccctttcactgcacggAGTGTAATAAATGCTTCAGTTGGAAGTCaaccctcacaaaacaccagagagtccacacaggaatgaaaccctttcactgcactgagtgtaataaaagcttcagttggaAGGAAAACCTCaaaacacaccagagaatccacacaggactgaaaccctttcactgcactgagtgtaataaaacatTCAAGGGGAAGGCAGCCCTCATAATACACCAGAGaacccacacaggaatgaaaccctttcactgcactgagtgtaataaaagcttcagtcagaagtcaaccctcacaaaacaccagagagtccacacaggaatgaaaccctttcactgcactgagtgtaataaaagcttcagttggaAGGAAAACCTCaaaacacaccagagaatccacacaggactgaaaccctttcactgcactgcgTGTAATAAAAACTTCAGTCACAAGTCAACCCTCATACGACACCAGAgtgtccacacaggaatgaaaccctttcactgcactgagtgtaatgaGAGCTTCTGTCAGAAGGTAcaactcacaatacaccagagaagccacacaggactgaaaccctttcactgcactgagtgtaataaaagcttcagtcagaagtcaaccctcacaaaacaccagagagtccacacaggaatgaaaccctttcactgcactgagtgtaataaaagcttcagttggaAGGAAAACCTCaaaacacaccagagaatccacacaggactgaaaccctttcactgcactgagtgtaataaaagcttcaggcagaagtcAAGCCTCATattccaccagagaatccacacaggaatgaatcTCTTTAACTGCACGGAGTGTAATAAATGCTTCAGTCACAA aaggtaa
- the LOC115474498 gene encoding gastrula zinc finger protein XlCGF7.1-like: MKENYETLMSLEKDDSRSSNTKTHDWKLSEKPEREKMLSEREKEETPSCSDWGKKGKNVNKQKHSPEGSAPCEHSTSNIIQMRDQRCLCDVCEIFLSDHFILKSHPRSDNEETPSTCTNYGKNVCQKREPQGQQKTCIKETYSTSSECGKGFSRKKELVQHEIIHKTRVYTSTEYGKSFPNRENITKYQKNNTNERLASYPGCDKSFNQEENLIRNAKFYPGETLVSSTECMKSFSHEDAFIDYNKVQTGRQTY; the protein is encoded by the exons aaaaaGATGATTCCAGAAGCAGTAATACAAAGACACATGactggaagctcagtgagaaACCTGAAAGGgaaaagatgttatcagaaagagagaaagaggagactccttcctgttctgactggggaaaaaagggaaaaaatgtaaataaacaaaaacattcacCAGAAGGCTCAGCTCCGTGTGAACACAGTACCAGTAATATCATACAGATGAGAGATCAAAGATGTTTATGTGATGTATGTGAGATATTCCTCAGCGATCATTTCATTCTGAAATCGCATCCTAGATCCGATAATGAAGAGACACCATCTACATGTACGAACTATGGGAAAAACGTCTGTCAAAAGAGAGAACCACAAGGACAACAGAAAACATGCATAAAAGAAACATATTCTACATCTTCTGAGTGTGGAAAAGGTTTTAGTAGGAAGAAAGAGCTAGTGCAACATGAAATTATTCATAAAACTAGAGTGTATACAAGTacagaatatgggaaaagctTTCCCAATAgagaaaatattacaaaataccagaaaaacaaCACTAATGAGAGACTAGCTTCATATCCTGGTTGTGACAAAAGCTTCAATCAAGAAGAAAACTTAATCAGAAATGCAAAATTCTACCCAGGAGAGACACTAGTTTCCAGTACTGAATGTATGAAAAGTTTCAGTCATGAAGATGCTTTCATAGATTATAATAAAGTGCAAACTG GAAGGCAAACTTATTGA